From one Lysobacterales bacterium genomic stretch:
- a CDS encoding polysaccharide biosynthesis/export family protein has product MLARVASLIGLVLTLAACAAGPRPGEMPVADPSIQAVEVYRIGVDDILRVSVWQNPDLNVEVPVRPDGNISVPLAGDVPAGGRTPQEVAESIRERLSSYLRDPNVTVILTELRSHEYLARVRVTGAVRSPVSVPYRQGMTVLDAVLEAGGPNEFAAADRTLLHRRADGGSRAYPVHLDRILKRGELATNHAVQPGDVITVPERTF; this is encoded by the coding sequence ATGCTGGCAAGGGTTGCGTCGCTGATCGGCCTGGTTCTGACGCTGGCCGCCTGCGCCGCCGGACCGCGTCCGGGCGAGATGCCGGTCGCCGACCCCTCGATCCAGGCGGTCGAGGTCTACCGGATCGGCGTCGACGACATCCTCCGTGTCTCGGTCTGGCAGAACCCCGACCTCAATGTCGAGGTGCCGGTGCGCCCCGACGGCAACATCTCGGTGCCCCTGGCGGGCGACGTGCCCGCCGGCGGCCGCACGCCGCAGGAAGTGGCCGAGAGCATCCGCGAGCGCCTGTCCTCCTACCTGCGCGACCCCAACGTCACGGTGATCCTCACCGAGCTGCGCAGCCACGAGTACCTGGCCCGGGTGCGGGTGACCGGCGCCGTGCGCTCGCCGGTGTCGGTGCCCTACCGGCAGGGCATGACCGTCCTGGATGCCGTGCTCGAGGCCGGCGGACCCAACGAATTCGCGGCGGCCGACCGCACCCTGCTGCATCGCAGGGCCGATGGCGGCAGCCGCGCCTACCCGGTGCACCTGGACCGCATCCTCAAGCGCGGCGAGCTGGCCACCAACCATGCGGTGCAGCCGGGCGACGTGATCACCGTTCCCGAGCGCACCTTCTGA
- a CDS encoding polysaccharide biosynthesis protein, which translates to MAGNDGTGANMADHGSPARPIARYSESYELTPRKLEERRLIHRSDPVRHHADAFREIRTRLLELGGARNFITMVAPIGHGCGGSFVARNLAAAFALDESKTALLIDCDLHHPSQHVALDVKPEHGGLVDYLDRADADLEDVLYPVGVPRLRLLPAGGQREAGGEYFSSFRMRAMLDSLRSRYTDRYIILDGPAAVSSPDARILAELADFVVLVAGYGRVLPQAVEKAVARFDPEKLAGVVFNQRV; encoded by the coding sequence ATGGCCGGCAACGACGGCACGGGAGCAAACATGGCCGACCACGGTTCGCCGGCGCGGCCGATCGCCCGCTACAGCGAGAGCTACGAGCTGACGCCCCGCAAGCTTGAGGAGCGTCGCCTGATCCACCGCAGCGACCCGGTCCGGCACCATGCCGATGCCTTTCGCGAGATCCGCACCCGCCTGCTGGAACTGGGCGGCGCGCGCAACTTCATCACCATGGTCGCGCCGATCGGCCACGGCTGCGGCGGCAGTTTCGTCGCCCGGAACCTGGCCGCCGCGTTCGCCCTGGACGAATCCAAGACGGCCCTGCTGATCGACTGCGATCTGCACCACCCCAGCCAGCACGTCGCCCTGGACGTGAAGCCCGAGCATGGCGGACTGGTCGATTACCTCGATCGCGCCGATGCCGACCTGGAAGACGTGCTGTACCCGGTGGGCGTACCACGCCTGCGCCTGCTGCCGGCCGGCGGCCAGCGCGAGGCAGGCGGCGAGTACTTCTCGTCGTTCCGGATGCGGGCGATGCTGGATTCCCTGCGCAGCCGCTACACCGACCGCTACATCATCCTGGACGGACCGGCTGCGGTCAGTTCGCCCGACGCCCGCATCCTCGCCGAACTGGCCGACTTCGTGGTGCTGGTGGCCGGCTACGGGCGGGTGCTTCCTCAGGCGGTCGAGAAGGCGGTCGCCCGGTTCGACCCCGAGAAGCTGGCCGGCGTCGTGTTCAACCAGCGCGTCTGA
- a CDS encoding CRTAC1 family protein, with amino-acid sequence MRQVYRPTGSAAVRLAAVLLLPALQVLATPAARAEAIRFEDVTAAAVDRLADSDYRFDAVWTDFNGDGCPDPFVFGHADPATSRLWLNLCDGSGRFQLVGNDAVRHYINPPVLPLGAGWMTVLDVDGDGREDFWLRHANMLAGWYRNGSEAGAFVPRFADKHDACDDACVFADIDGDGRMDRIHPDRRVVDIASGRQLHGPARTRGEAIVFDVDGDGWPDIVQPAAGGWWRNHAGRLSWVEAGLGGDRPLLAADLDRDGRLDLLTITDGTDAGNGRLHLLRNDGDGRFSDVTADSGLADLPVQRWHAEYGNAVAGDLDNDGWPDLVLTSLERRQPVLVFRNEGGLRFRRVEIDLGATGRGSEGHAARADLSDYDFDGRLDLVKTQADSNLGLWRNTSAGTGRWLQVRLRGPQGNSDAVGAHVRWFSAGSDRLLAHAAVQVGPGHPSRVLHAGLGQEDRVDLEVRWPHGGPAWRHAGLAADQAVVAFPDGCLIDGWRPGEGWPMAAPGDCPRRGEPLEPGKAVAAPPVRPAVRAAAGTLAGLLASVRSATTAAVADRGGRIELRRHGAVGASVLATFGIPLPPGALTDARDLRILDEQGEELPALVTPTLRWHFRDDSLRAVRVQLRVDLPGSTRTLRFALGQRRTAPDPAPAPYADGLVDGGKGVRVPGVLAVLEPAWLSGSGIAGPQSPAGRDSRAYDAYFARQFQWAAPLPAEDPIAFLFDRASTLFKQYLRTGDPDHLAAAIESHRFYMGKLVRGRDPESPQCTGGWKFGRVNPCDVKFVYIEPILLHLALTGDDTLHDDALIEAMASLWDRGGWSGIRGPYLRVDQDFTERQAGLGLLALVKAWELTGNERYRRSIDQRIGWLQAHQQANPDGLGDDGCWRHSWQRHEGSNYDPATDVRGCSPWMSENIIDGLWQAWLATGDERIPGMLTRFGGWLEAHGWIGEEAFRKAGHSWRDPCSGPRGQIAWYFGSSQASLEQLIAIQDSEGWYSDAHTVQLALPVALARFFESDPDRARALERRLDLVAHSWSTACAASAATPRRFNWNNRGSGVVQWLRRNLPSPGSAPEHPAALDTPR; translated from the coding sequence ATGCGTCAAGTGTACCGCCCGACCGGATCTGCCGCGGTGCGGCTGGCGGCCGTCCTGCTGCTGCCGGCGTTGCAGGTCCTGGCCACTCCGGCAGCTCGGGCGGAGGCGATCCGCTTCGAGGATGTCACCGCGGCGGCGGTCGACCGGCTGGCCGATTCCGATTACCGCTTCGACGCGGTGTGGACCGACTTCAACGGCGACGGCTGCCCGGACCCCTTCGTGTTCGGACACGCGGACCCGGCGACCAGCCGGCTGTGGCTGAACCTGTGCGACGGCAGCGGCCGCTTCCAGCTGGTCGGCAACGACGCGGTCCGGCACTACATCAATCCGCCCGTGCTGCCGCTCGGCGCCGGCTGGATGACCGTGCTCGACGTCGACGGCGACGGCCGCGAGGATTTCTGGCTGCGCCACGCCAACATGCTGGCCGGCTGGTACCGAAACGGCAGTGAGGCCGGCGCCTTCGTGCCGCGCTTCGCCGACAAGCACGATGCCTGCGACGATGCCTGCGTGTTCGCCGACATCGATGGCGATGGCCGGATGGACCGCATCCACCCCGACCGCCGGGTCGTCGACATCGCCAGCGGGCGGCAGCTTCACGGTCCAGCACGCACGCGCGGCGAGGCGATCGTCTTCGACGTCGACGGCGACGGCTGGCCCGACATCGTGCAGCCAGCCGCCGGTGGCTGGTGGCGCAACCATGCGGGCCGGCTGAGCTGGGTCGAGGCGGGGCTGGGCGGCGACCGGCCGCTGCTGGCCGCCGACCTCGACCGCGACGGCCGCCTCGACCTGCTCACGATCACCGACGGTACCGATGCCGGCAACGGCAGGCTGCATCTGCTCCGCAACGACGGCGACGGCCGTTTCTCCGACGTCACCGCTGACAGCGGGCTGGCCGACCTGCCCGTGCAGCGTTGGCACGCCGAGTACGGCAACGCCGTGGCCGGCGACCTCGACAACGACGGCTGGCCGGACCTGGTGCTGACCAGCCTGGAGCGCCGTCAGCCGGTGCTCGTGTTCCGCAACGAGGGCGGCCTGCGCTTCCGCCGGGTCGAGATCGATCTCGGCGCCACCGGCCGCGGCAGCGAGGGCCATGCCGCGCGCGCCGACCTGTCCGACTACGACTTCGACGGTCGCCTCGACCTGGTCAAGACGCAGGCGGACAGCAATCTCGGCCTGTGGCGCAACACCAGCGCCGGCACTGGCCGATGGCTGCAGGTCCGTCTGCGCGGCCCGCAGGGCAACAGCGACGCGGTCGGTGCCCACGTCCGCTGGTTCAGCGCCGGCAGCGACCGCCTGCTGGCCCATGCCGCGGTGCAGGTCGGTCCGGGGCACCCGTCCCGGGTGCTGCACGCGGGCCTCGGTCAGGAAGATCGCGTCGACCTGGAGGTGCGCTGGCCGCATGGCGGACCGGCGTGGCGCCATGCCGGACTGGCCGCGGATCAGGCCGTGGTCGCCTTCCCGGACGGTTGCCTGATCGATGGCTGGCGTCCCGGCGAGGGCTGGCCGATGGCCGCGCCCGGCGACTGTCCGCGCCGCGGCGAGCCGCTGGAGCCGGGCAAGGCGGTCGCCGCTCCGCCAGTGCGTCCGGCAGTCAGAGCAGCCGCCGGCACACTCGCCGGCCTGCTGGCCTCGGTGCGCAGCGCCACCACGGCGGCCGTCGCCGATCGCGGCGGCCGCATCGAGTTGCGGCGACATGGCGCGGTCGGGGCGTCGGTCCTGGCCACCTTCGGCATCCCGCTGCCACCGGGCGCCCTCACCGATGCGCGCGACCTGCGCATCCTCGACGAGCAGGGCGAGGAACTGCCGGCGCTGGTGACGCCCACGCTGCGCTGGCACTTCCGGGACGACAGCCTGCGCGCGGTCAGGGTCCAGCTGCGCGTGGACCTTCCCGGAAGCACCCGCACGCTGCGTTTCGCCCTCGGCCAGCGGCGGACCGCACCCGACCCCGCGCCGGCGCCCTACGCCGACGGCCTGGTCGATGGCGGCAAGGGCGTGCGGGTACCCGGAGTCCTCGCCGTGCTGGAGCCGGCCTGGCTGAGCGGTTCCGGCATCGCCGGCCCGCAGTCGCCGGCCGGCCGCGACAGCCGTGCCTACGACGCCTACTTCGCGCGCCAGTTCCAGTGGGCCGCGCCGCTGCCCGCCGAGGACCCCATCGCCTTCCTCTTCGATCGCGCCAGCACGCTGTTCAAGCAGTACCTGCGCACCGGCGACCCCGACCACCTGGCCGCGGCGATCGAGAGCCACCGCTTCTACATGGGCAAGCTGGTGCGCGGCCGCGATCCGGAAAGCCCGCAGTGCACCGGCGGCTGGAAGTTCGGCAGGGTCAACCCCTGCGACGTGAAGTTCGTCTATATCGAACCGATCCTGCTGCATCTGGCCCTGACCGGCGACGACACCCTGCACGACGACGCCCTGATCGAGGCGATGGCCTCGCTCTGGGATCGCGGCGGCTGGAGCGGCATCCGCGGCCCCTACCTGCGGGTCGACCAGGACTTCACCGAGCGCCAGGCAGGCCTGGGCCTTCTCGCCCTGGTCAAGGCCTGGGAACTGACCGGCAATGAGCGCTACCGGCGCAGCATCGACCAGCGCATCGGCTGGCTGCAGGCGCACCAGCAGGCCAACCCCGACGGCCTCGGCGACGACGGCTGCTGGCGGCACAGCTGGCAACGGCACGAGGGCAGCAATTACGACCCGGCCACCGACGTCCGCGGCTGCTCACCCTGGATGAGCGAGAACATCATCGACGGCCTCTGGCAGGCCTGGCTGGCGACCGGCGACGAGCGCATTCCCGGCATGCTCACCCGCTTCGGCGGATGGCTGGAGGCGCACGGCTGGATCGGCGAGGAGGCCTTCCGGAAGGCTGGCCACTCCTGGCGGGATCCCTGCAGCGGACCGCGTGGCCAGATCGCCTGGTACTTCGGATCGTCGCAGGCAAGCCTCGAGCAGCTCATCGCCATCCAGGATTCCGAGGGCTGGTACAGCGATGCCCACACCGTGCAGCTCGCGCTGCCGGTGGCGTTGGCGCGCTTCTTCGAGTCCGACCCGGACCGGGCCCGCGCGCTGGAACGCCGCCTGGACCTGGTGGCGCACTCCTGGTCGACGGCCTGCGCCGCCTCCGCGGCCACGCCACGGCGCTTCAACTGGAACAACCGCGGCAGCGGCGTGGTGCAGTGGCTGCGGCGCAACCTGCCGTCGCCAGGATCCGCACCGGAGCACCCCGCAGCGCTGGACACGCCGCGATGA
- a CDS encoding methyltransferase domain-containing protein, giving the protein MEDSSGSVVTAGVPAHFHRDAPQDAHQRRRHRAVLDMVARVPPGRVLDYGFGWGDIAWAVARSHPDIVGVDVEQRRVDFARREYAPLPFERCRPDGLDFPDAAFDLVLSVVVLPFVPDDEAYLAEVRRVLRPGGHLVLATKTSPLLTRLWRRLTGRRALDRHPSPGIRHHDAGDAAALLRRHGFTILRRRAFYDPPFEARKNLVDLANGLVERVGELAGLVAPAPYPLFLARRED; this is encoded by the coding sequence GTGGAGGATTCTAGCGGTTCGGTGGTGACCGCCGGCGTACCGGCGCATTTCCATCGCGATGCGCCGCAGGATGCGCATCAGCGACGACGCCATCGGGCCGTGCTGGACATGGTCGCCCGCGTGCCGCCCGGGCGGGTGCTCGATTACGGTTTCGGCTGGGGCGACATCGCCTGGGCGGTGGCGCGCAGCCACCCCGACATCGTCGGCGTCGACGTCGAGCAGCGGCGGGTCGATTTCGCCCGTCGCGAATACGCGCCGCTGCCGTTCGAACGCTGCCGCCCGGATGGCCTGGACTTCCCGGACGCCGCCTTCGACCTGGTGCTGTCCGTGGTGGTGCTGCCGTTCGTTCCGGATGACGAGGCCTACCTGGCCGAGGTCCGCCGCGTGCTTCGCCCCGGCGGCCACCTGGTGCTGGCGACCAAGACCTCGCCGCTGCTGACGCGCCTGTGGCGGCGTCTCACCGGACGTCGCGCGCTGGACCGCCATCCCAGTCCCGGCATCCGCCACCACGACGCCGGCGATGCCGCCGCCCTGCTGCGCCGCCACGGGTTCACGATCCTGCGCCGGCGCGCCTTCTACGACCCGCCATTCGAGGCGCGCAAGAACCTGGTCGATCTGGCCAATGGACTGGTCGAGCGGGTCGGCGAACTGGCAGGCCTGGTCGCGCCCGCGCCCTACCCGCTGTTCCTGGCCCGGCGCGAGGACTGA
- a CDS encoding NAD-dependent epimerase, with product MRVLVTGAAGFIGARLSERLLERGDEVLGYDNVNDYYDPTLKEARLARLLPQAGFSLVRASLEDRAALQAAFDRFQPQRVVNLAAQAGVRYSLTNPHAYVDSNLVGFINILEACRHGGVEHLVYASSSSVYGANRKLPFSVRDPVDHPVSLYAATKKANELMAHTYSHLYGLPTTGLRFFTVYGPWGRPDMALFLFTRAILAGEPIDVFNHGRHTRDFTYIDDIVEGVLRTLDHVPAADPTFDPLAPNPGSSAAPYRVYNIGNDRPVQLSTYIGLIEDCLGRRAEQRMLPLQPGDVPDTHADVAELAADTGYAPSTPVEDGVRRFVAWYRDYYGC from the coding sequence ATGAGGGTGCTGGTGACCGGGGCGGCCGGATTCATCGGCGCGCGGCTGTCCGAGCGGCTGCTCGAGCGCGGCGACGAGGTGCTGGGCTACGACAACGTCAACGACTACTACGACCCGACCCTGAAGGAAGCGCGGCTGGCACGGCTGCTGCCGCAGGCGGGCTTTTCGCTGGTGCGCGCGTCCCTCGAGGACCGTGCGGCCCTGCAGGCGGCGTTCGACCGCTTCCAGCCGCAACGCGTGGTCAATCTTGCCGCCCAGGCCGGGGTGCGCTACTCGCTGACCAATCCGCACGCCTACGTCGACAGCAATCTGGTGGGCTTCATCAACATCCTCGAGGCCTGCCGGCACGGCGGCGTCGAGCACCTGGTCTACGCCTCGTCCAGCTCGGTCTACGGCGCAAACCGCAAGCTGCCGTTCTCGGTGCGCGATCCGGTCGACCATCCGGTCAGTCTGTACGCCGCGACCAAGAAGGCCAACGAGCTGATGGCGCACACCTACAGCCACCTGTACGGCCTGCCGACCACCGGCCTGCGCTTCTTCACCGTGTACGGGCCCTGGGGCCGGCCGGACATGGCCCTGTTCCTGTTCACCCGGGCGATCCTGGCCGGCGAGCCCATCGATGTGTTCAACCACGGGCGCCACACCCGGGACTTCACCTACATCGACGACATCGTCGAGGGCGTGCTGCGCACCCTCGATCACGTCCCCGCCGCGGACCCGACGTTCGATCCGCTGGCGCCCAATCCGGGCAGCTCGGCGGCGCCTTATCGGGTCTACAACATCGGCAATGACCGGCCGGTGCAGCTTTCCACGTACATCGGACTGATCGAGGACTGCCTGGGCCGGCGCGCCGAGCAGCGCATGCTGCCGCTGCAGCCCGGCGACGTCCCCGACACCCATGCCGACGTGGCCGAACTGGCCGCCGATACCGGCTATGCTCCGAGCACGCCGGTGGAGGACGGGGTGCGGCGTTTCGTGGCCTGGTACCGGGACTATTACGGGTGCTGA
- a CDS encoding TonB-dependent receptor: MKTLYLALAGSLLPAVVLAQAPTLAPTTVTASRSSETVDAALVPVTVVDREAIERSQARDLLDLLRLQAGIDLARTGGPGGATSLFLRGTNSNHVLVLVDGVRVSSFNTGALDFSNLPLVQVERIEIVRGPRAAFWGSDAIGGVIQVFTRRPQGGSAALSYGSWNTRRLEAALGSSGAVRVSAAVADERSDGFSAQNENGFGYFPDDDGQHQRSASVALGVDLGRQALEARVFRADTDAQFDAGANEATFGPAESEARTQTLSVSLAGPLAERWSHQLVAAEGRNDLVTPINGSDFRTRRRSLDWQNAWQLSPGQHLLFGLNWLDEEGAAFSGFGEPYAGDRRNRAAYLGWRGRAGALEAEAVGRHDDNSDFGGETTFSGGLGWRVADGLRLSASFGEGFRAPNLNELYSPGFGGFFAGNPELEPERSRSLELGADIALGVAGELRLRAFRTDLRDLISFTGGGVSRAENIARARIEGVEAEYGWRGERWQVEATATVQDPENRETGQPLLRRARQKAALSADRALGDRWRIGGELVALGGRKDAGFPEAIDLPGHVLFNLRAAWQMHPDWQLELRGDNLGGVDYELVRGFNTPGRSVFATVRWRPGG; encoded by the coding sequence ATGAAAACCCTTTACCTGGCCTTGGCCGGCAGCCTGCTGCCTGCCGTCGTGCTTGCTCAGGCGCCGACCCTGGCGCCGACCACCGTCACCGCCTCGCGCAGCAGCGAGACCGTCGATGCCGCCCTGGTGCCTGTCACCGTCGTCGACCGCGAGGCGATCGAGCGCAGTCAGGCGCGCGACCTGCTCGACCTGCTGCGCCTGCAGGCCGGCATCGACCTGGCCCGGACCGGCGGTCCGGGCGGCGCGACCTCGCTGTTCCTGCGCGGCACCAACTCCAACCATGTCCTGGTCCTGGTCGATGGCGTCCGGGTGTCCTCGTTCAACACGGGTGCGCTGGACTTCTCGAACCTGCCCCTGGTCCAGGTCGAGCGCATCGAGATCGTGCGCGGGCCGCGGGCGGCGTTCTGGGGTTCGGACGCGATCGGCGGCGTGATCCAGGTGTTCACGCGCCGGCCGCAGGGCGGCAGCGCGGCGCTGTCCTACGGGAGCTGGAACACCCGGCGCCTGGAAGCTGCGCTGGGAAGCAGCGGCGCGGTGCGGGTCTCCGCTGCGGTCGCCGACGAGCGCAGCGACGGTTTCTCCGCGCAGAACGAGAACGGCTTCGGCTACTTCCCCGACGACGACGGCCAGCATCAGCGGTCGGCCAGCGTCGCGCTGGGCGTCGATCTCGGTCGACAGGCGCTGGAGGCGCGGGTGTTCCGCGCCGACACCGATGCGCAGTTCGATGCCGGCGCCAACGAAGCCACCTTCGGACCGGCCGAGTCGGAAGCGCGAACGCAGACCCTGTCGGTGTCCCTGGCCGGGCCGCTGGCGGAGCGCTGGTCCCACCAGCTGGTCGCCGCCGAGGGCCGCAACGACCTGGTGACACCGATCAACGGCTCGGATTTCCGCACCCGGCGGCGCTCGCTGGACTGGCAGAACGCCTGGCAGCTGAGCCCCGGTCAGCACCTGCTGTTCGGCCTGAACTGGCTGGACGAGGAGGGGGCGGCATTCAGCGGTTTCGGGGAACCCTACGCCGGCGACCGCCGCAACCGCGCGGCCTACCTGGGCTGGCGGGGCCGGGCCGGGGCCCTGGAAGCGGAGGCGGTCGGCCGTCATGACGACAACAGCGACTTCGGGGGCGAGACCACGTTCTCCGGTGGCCTGGGTTGGCGGGTCGCCGATGGCCTGCGCCTGTCCGCCAGCTTCGGCGAGGGCTTCCGGGCGCCCAACCTCAACGAACTGTATTCGCCCGGCTTCGGCGGTTTCTTCGCCGGCAACCCCGAGCTCGAGCCGGAACGCTCGCGCAGCCTCGAACTGGGCGCCGATATCGCGCTTGGCGTCGCCGGTGAGCTGCGCCTGCGCGCGTTCCGCACCGATCTGCGGGACTTGATCAGCTTCACCGGCGGCGGCGTGTCCCGGGCCGAGAACATCGCGCGTGCCCGCATCGAGGGCGTCGAGGCCGAGTACGGCTGGCGCGGCGAGCGTTGGCAGGTGGAGGCCACCGCCACCGTGCAGGACCCGGAGAATCGCGAGACCGGACAGCCCCTGCTGCGCCGTGCCCGGCAGAAGGCCGCGCTGTCCGCCGACCGCGCCCTCGGCGACCGCTGGCGCATCGGCGGCGAGCTGGTGGCCCTTGGCGGTCGCAAGGACGCCGGCTTCCCCGAGGCCATCGACCTGCCCGGCCATGTCCTGTTCAACCTGCGGGCCGCCTGGCAGATGCATCCGGACTGGCAGCTGGAACTGCGCGGCGACAATCTCGGCGGTGTCGACTACGAACTGGTGCGCGGCTTCAACACGCCGGGGCGCAGCGTGTTCGCCACCGTGCGCTGGCGGCCCGGCGGCTGA
- the galE gene encoding UDP-glucose 4-epimerase GalE, with the protein MAQGLLVTGGAGYIGSHVVRQLTARGERVVVLDNLSTGFAQAVVGAELVVGDMADRALVDALLHRHRFEAVLHFAAHTVVPESVADPLKYYGNNTCGTRSLLAACQAAGIRRFVFSSTAAVYGMPASGVADEDTPTAPINPYGMSKLMSEHMLRDLAATGAMRYAILRYFNVAGCDPDGRIGQSTPDATLLVKVACEHAVGRRTQLAVFGTDYDTPDGTCIRDYIHVDDLADAHLRALDHLRAEGDPLLLNCGYGHGYSVREVIDAVARASGAALNVVERPRRAGDPPSLVARSDRLRELLGWRPRHDDLDFIVASALAWERRLADGGGYRRAPA; encoded by the coding sequence ATGGCGCAGGGCCTGCTCGTCACGGGCGGCGCCGGCTACATCGGCAGCCACGTGGTGCGCCAGCTGACCGCGCGCGGCGAGCGCGTCGTGGTGCTCGACAACCTCAGCACCGGTTTCGCTCAGGCGGTGGTCGGCGCGGAGCTGGTGGTCGGCGACATGGCCGACCGGGCCCTGGTCGACGCGCTGCTGCACCGGCACCGCTTCGAGGCGGTGCTGCACTTCGCCGCCCACACCGTGGTGCCGGAATCGGTGGCCGATCCCCTCAAGTACTACGGCAACAACACCTGCGGCACGCGCAGCCTGCTCGCCGCCTGCCAGGCCGCGGGCATCCGCCGCTTCGTGTTCTCCTCGACTGCCGCGGTGTACGGCATGCCGGCCTCCGGGGTCGCGGACGAGGACACCCCGACCGCGCCGATCAACCCCTACGGCATGTCCAAGCTGATGAGCGAGCACATGCTGCGCGACCTGGCCGCGACCGGGGCGATGCGCTACGCGATCCTGCGCTACTTCAACGTCGCCGGCTGCGATCCGGACGGGCGCATCGGCCAGTCCACGCCCGACGCCACCTTGCTGGTCAAGGTCGCCTGCGAGCACGCGGTCGGCCGACGAACCCAGCTTGCGGTGTTCGGAACCGACTACGACACGCCCGACGGCACCTGTATCCGCGACTACATCCACGTCGACGACCTGGCTGATGCCCATCTGCGTGCCCTGGACCACCTGCGCGCCGAGGGCGATCCGCTGCTGCTCAACTGCGGCTACGGACATGGCTACAGCGTCCGCGAGGTGATCGACGCGGTGGCCCGGGCCAGCGGCGCCGCTCTGAACGTGGTCGAACGACCGCGGCGTGCCGGCGACCCGCCCAGCCTGGTGGCGCGCAGCGACCGCCTGCGCGAGCTGCTGGGCTGGCGCCCGCGCCATGACGACCTGGACTTCATCGTCGCCAGTGCGCTGGCCTGGGAGCGTCGGTTGGCCGACGGCGGCGGGTATCGCCGGGCGCCGGCCTGA
- a CDS encoding nucleotide sugar dehydrogenase: protein MPRPEDVRLAIIGLGYVGLPLAVAFGRRLPTLGFDINTDRVEALRRFQDDTLEVTAEELRDASQLTVSADPDDLVGRDVFIVTVPTPIDDARRPDLRPLESASRTVGRAIRRGGTVVFESTVYPGATEEVCVPIIERESGLRLNVDFYAGYSPERINPGDREHRLENITKVTAGSTPEAADFVDALYRVVVQAGTHKASSIRVAEAAKVIENTQRDLNIALVNELALIFHRLGIDTSEVLAAAGTKWNFLPFKPGLVGGHCIGVDPYYLTHKAQQIGYHPEVILSGRRINDGMGAHVAERVVKLMTRRRIHASQANILVLGLAFKENCPDLRNTRVVDVIAELRSYHANVDVHDPWVSAAEAQHEYGLSLVDTLRPGHYDAIILAVGHRQFLAMGAPAIRALGKPDCVLFDVKQVLPREAVDDRL, encoded by the coding sequence CTGCCCCGCCCTGAAGACGTCCGGCTGGCGATCATCGGCCTGGGCTATGTCGGCCTGCCGCTGGCGGTGGCGTTCGGACGGCGGCTGCCGACCCTGGGCTTCGACATCAACACGGACCGCGTCGAGGCACTGCGCCGCTTCCAGGACGACACCCTGGAAGTCACCGCCGAGGAATTGCGCGACGCCAGCCAACTGACGGTGTCGGCCGATCCGGACGACCTGGTCGGCCGCGACGTCTTCATCGTCACCGTGCCGACGCCGATCGACGACGCCCGGCGCCCCGACCTGCGGCCGCTGGAGTCGGCCAGCCGTACGGTGGGCCGCGCGATCCGGCGCGGCGGCACCGTGGTCTTCGAATCCACCGTGTATCCGGGCGCCACCGAAGAAGTCTGCGTACCGATCATCGAGCGGGAATCGGGTCTGCGCCTCAACGTCGACTTCTACGCCGGCTACAGCCCGGAGCGGATCAATCCCGGCGACCGCGAGCACCGCCTGGAGAACATCACCAAGGTCACCGCGGGTTCCACCCCCGAGGCCGCGGATTTCGTCGACGCGCTGTACCGGGTGGTGGTGCAGGCCGGCACCCACAAGGCCTCCAGCATCCGGGTCGCCGAGGCGGCCAAGGTCATCGAGAACACCCAGCGCGACCTCAACATCGCCCTGGTCAACGAACTGGCGCTGATCTTCCATCGCCTGGGCATCGATACCAGCGAAGTGCTGGCCGCAGCCGGCACCAAGTGGAACTTCCTGCCCTTCAAGCCCGGCCTGGTCGGCGGCCACTGCATCGGCGTCGACCCCTACTACCTGACCCACAAGGCGCAGCAGATCGGCTACCACCCCGAGGTGATCCTGTCCGGGCGCCGCATCAACGACGGCATGGGCGCGCACGTCGCCGAGCGGGTGGTCAAGCTGATGACCCGGCGCCGCATCCACGCCTCGCAGGCGAACATCCTGGTGCTGGGGCTCGCCTTCAAGGAGAACTGCCCGGATCTGCGAAACACCCGCGTGGTCGACGTGATCGCCGAACTGCGCAGCTACCACGCCAACGTCGATGTCCACGACCCGTGGGTGAGCGCCGCGGAGGCGCAGCACGAGTACGGACTGTCCCTGGTCGACACGCTGCGCCCCGGCCATTACGACGCGATCATCCTTGCGGTCGGCCATCGCCAGTTCCTGGCCATGGGCGCGCCGGCGATCCGTGCGCTGGGCAAGCCGGACTGTGTGCTGTTCGACGTCAAGCAGGTGCTGCCGCGGGAGGCGGTCGATGATCGGCTGTAA